Proteins encoded together in one Nostoc sp. PCC 7524 window:
- a CDS encoding PIG-L deacetylase family protein yields MLIKSYLQQLQKLMPNQWLEKIQYLHSKLLWKWLLLGGSQQLALSHKSAMVFSPHQDDETFGCGGMIAHKRELGIPVIVVFLTNGEGLGWLNPDDQNHIVETRKQEAITALQILGVAATDIYFLAKPDGSLNALKNEEYQQIIQQLAGLLKSYQPEEVYVPHKKDCHKDHEATFELVKTAINEAKIKVELLQYPVWLFWRAPLFILLKIQDIAAAYRFSITSVQEKKSQAIASYNSQLQSLPSGFVKQFLNSYEIFFKTQV; encoded by the coding sequence ATGCTCATTAAAAGTTATCTACAACAATTACAAAAGCTAATGCCTAATCAGTGGCTAGAAAAGATCCAATATTTGCACTCTAAATTACTATGGAAATGGCTTTTGTTAGGTGGTAGTCAACAACTGGCTTTGAGTCACAAATCAGCAATGGTATTTTCTCCTCATCAAGATGATGAAACTTTTGGCTGTGGAGGGATGATTGCTCACAAACGCGAACTTGGAATACCAGTTATAGTTGTATTTTTGACTAATGGTGAAGGTTTAGGATGGTTAAATCCAGATGACCAAAACCACATCGTTGAAACTCGCAAACAAGAAGCTATAACAGCATTACAAATTTTGGGTGTAGCTGCAACAGATATTTACTTTTTAGCTAAACCAGATGGAAGTTTAAATGCGTTGAAAAATGAAGAGTATCAACAGATAATTCAACAGTTAGCCGGACTGCTAAAATCTTATCAGCCAGAAGAAGTTTATGTTCCCCATAAAAAAGATTGCCATAAAGACCATGAAGCAACATTTGAATTAGTCAAGACAGCAATTAATGAGGCTAAAATCAAAGTGGAACTGCTTCAGTATCCCGTTTGGTTATTTTGGCGAGCGCCGTTATTTATTCTGCTGAAAATTCAGGATATAGCTGCTGCTTATAGATTCTCTATTACGTCGGTACAAGAGAAGAAAAGTCAGGCGATCGCTTCCTACAACTCACAACTCCAAAGCTTGCCTTCAGGCTTTGTTAAGCAGTTTTTGAATTCCTATGAAATTTTCTTTAAAACTCAGGTTTAG